From Lentimicrobiaceae bacterium, the proteins below share one genomic window:
- a CDS encoding 4Fe-4S dicluster domain-containing protein yields the protein MVTLGIKDESSFLSLVNQKSGCNVLECYQCGKCAATCPVSQFMDITPRQVMQFIKLGMKDEVYTVNSMWFCLTCSACSGRCPRQIDIPRVMEACRHLAMEENMQSSSKEVKDIRRFHEIFLDMVKRYGRGYELRLMAEFNIRTRNFFKDMALAPAALGKGKIKLTSEKIKSVKAIQRMFKMAEKIEKQHNQEVKEEAEHKPQH from the coding sequence ATGGTAACATTAGGAATTAAAGACGAAAGTAGTTTCTTGTCATTGGTCAACCAAAAAAGCGGATGCAATGTATTGGAATGCTATCAATGTGGCAAATGTGCAGCTACCTGCCCTGTTTCGCAATTTATGGACATTACCCCGCGCCAGGTGATGCAATTCATTAAGTTGGGAATGAAAGACGAAGTTTACACCGTGAATTCGATGTGGTTTTGCCTTACCTGTTCTGCCTGTTCCGGTCGTTGTCCGAGGCAGATTGATATTCCGCGGGTAATGGAAGCCTGCCGCCATCTGGCAATGGAAGAAAACATGCAGTCAAGTTCTAAGGAAGTAAAAGACATCCGCCGTTTTCACGAAATTTTCCTCGACATGGTAAAACGCTATGGAAGAGGATATGAACTGCGCTTGATGGCGGAATTTAACATACGTACCCGCAATTTCTTTAAAGATATGGCTCTTGCCCCGGCAGCTTTGGGCAAGGGGAAAATCAAACTTACCAGCGAAAAAATAAAATCAGTCAAAGCCATTCAACGTATGTTTAAAATGGCTGAAAAAATTGAAAAACAACATAATCAGGAAGTAAAAGAAGAAGCAGAACACAAACCGCAACACTGA